The sequence TATGCTTCAACCCATAAGTGCTTTCATCTTTTCATTGGCAGCCACAAGTTCCGCTGCTATTCCTGGCTCATTTGCCGAGTGCCCAGCATCATCAACAATCTGCAGACCATGTGTCGTGTTACACcaacaagcaaaaacaaacttGGAAAAGATCTTCAAGAAAACATCCAAAAGACTTAAAGCTTACCTTGAGCTCTGCCTCTGGCCATGCTTTGTGCAGATCCCAAGCAGACATCATAGGACAGCATACGTCATACCTTCCCTGTCCATTGTAATAATCCAAACCCAGTCTCAatcccataatatatataaaaagtctATATCCAAATCCAAGTTAAACTGATGCTTCTTAAAACCTACACAAACATATCACCATTAACAACATGAGATATGCAAGGCCGTGGATCACACAATCCTGTTGTCTGTGTTTTCTCTTTATATTACCTATAGTTAACACAACTCGGCCTCACTGGATCAGTCTCCAAACCAATGAAATCCACAATTCCTATTCTTTTATGAAGGATGTACCTGAACGATGGTGGTCTTAATATGTCGAATTTTATCAACATTGTCTAGCAAGTATGAGTCAGATGGAAAGAAACCCTTGTTAACAAAGTAGTGATTTTCAATCCTTGCAAACGCCTGCAGAGCAAAGTGTCAACAGTTAAGAAATCGGTTTGAAGATTTTACAAGACCAATGAATCAAGATAAGATTGGAACACTCTTAGAAACTAACCAATGAAAACTTATCATCTTCTGCCTTTTGAATGTTGTCATTATTCGGAAGAAGATAAGCAGTCGCCATTTCCCATTTGGTCCAAGCTCTTGCAGCTGCATACTATAAGACGCATAAATTTGTTAGTCCGCGCACACTCTTTCGgcaaaaaaatccaatttccTTCAACAgccaaaaagaataataatgttCAAAGCATTTTCTCGTGTAACAGTTGTAAGATCTCGACTCACTCGAGTTTCCATATCATCAGAGTCCAGTCTCTTGTGATATGCGTCCACAAGGCTACCTCTCTCATTTTCTGGAATCAGATCTCTGAACTCCTCCCAAgctttaaaaaacaaagaaacaaaaactcataataAAGAGAAATAATAGAAGCTCTTGAGCCAAAATCTACTACTGCTGTATTTGCACATAAAACTCTAGTCCCAATATCACTAAAGCTTATATAAAAAAGGCTATAAAAGCAGACTATAGTAATCAGTAACTCCAGGAATGCAAGAAAGAGAATTACCATCAGGGTATATAGCAGCAGCACCACCTTCGTAAAACCAATCAATCTCCTTTTTCCGCAACAGAAAAATCCCTCTAAGGACCAAACCAGTAACCTTGCACCAAAagagtaaacatatatatatatatatatatatatatatatatctgtcaaGTTATGAACTAAAATACCAAAAGAAACTACTTACTTCATAATTCCATCTATTCAGATCACAATCCAATCAATCAATAACCTATCGTTCTTGTTCCATCTATTATGCAAACTCGATTCGTAACAAAGTAGAATAATATATCTCAGATGTAAGAATGTAAACATAACGATATGCACCTTGTCAGGGTGAGACTGGCTGTATGCAAGTGCTAGAGTGCTTCCCCAAGATCCACCAAAAACCTGCACAAACAGAGAAAATTAAGATATACATGTGTTCCatcccaacaacaacaacaacaagaagcataTATTTGGAAGAAACTTCCTCACCTGCCATTCTGGAATTTTCAAATGTTCTCTCAGTTTTTCAATGTCATTCACAAGGTCCCATGTGGTGTTTTCCTCCAAGCAAGCATGTGGGGTACTCTTTCCTGCACCTCTCTAGAAGAAAACTTAGGggtgaatatatatacaagttgGAAAAAATGTAGTGTAGTGTCCAAAAGAGACCAACCTGGTCAAACAGAATAATCCGGTAGAACTCAGGATCGAAGAATCTCCTATTATTAGGAGAAGTCCCTCCTCCAGGCCCTCCGTGAAGAAAAACGACTGGCTGCAAGATGTAAATTCTCACAATTACAATGCAAAAAAGGTTAGAAACCTAAAagaccagagagagagagagagagagagagagagagagagagagagagagctacaGAACATAAATGACGTACGTGGCCATCGGGTTTTCCTGATTGCTCGAAGTAGAGTGTGTGAACATCTGAAACCTTTAAATTTCCAGTGCTGTATGGGTCAATGGGAGAATAAAGGGTTCTCGACTTGTTCACCACCAAAGCCTCTGCTTTAGGTTCCATTAAATCACTCTTCAACACCTCACTCTTACTGCAACAACTAATCTTGCCCTTTCCTACTAAATtatcaaagaaagaaagctcAATTCAGATGATGCTGGATGTGGATGGCTACTACTACTAATTGacgatttattttaatttgagttgcaaaaagtttgaaatttttttaaatcaaattgaaaactccaaaattccctatatatatatatatatatatattccaaggCATAATAAACTTGTAAAAAATTAAACGAAATCATACACTCGATATAATTAATAGAAACCCTAGGAGCTATGATTAAGGATCATGCGAATGATTAATAAGTTGATAGAAGATAGATAAACCTGGGAATGGGAGATTGAGATTGTTGTTATggttttgtggaaaaaaattaacacagAAGCAAGAGGGCGAAAAGGTCGATGGAAGTACGTAACTGTGCCTGTGAGGGATGATAAGCCCAAATCTCATATTTATCTGAACTTTTGCATATATTTcgactattttttttcttttggtagggATGAAACTGAAAGATtaaactttttctattatttaaagttatctgttttttttttttgcgtccGAGAAAACAAAATGACCATAATTGCACagtaaaactaaaacacaataagcCCTTGATAATGAAATCGAGAAGGGTGAAAGTGATCTTAGCAAATGGTAAATCTTTAATGTACAAGACACTAGGGATTGAGTCCCGCTCCCTATGAATGTAAGGATTTGGCTAATAGATCGGTTTATTgtgtgattgacaaaaaaaaaagttgagaaggTTCTCCATGCACTAGAGGATCAAAATGATCTTATCTAGAAGCCATGAAGGTTTTCCTAAAGCCAAATTGGACCGTAGTCTTCCATCCTGTGTTACACTCTTTTCAATAGCTACCGCCACTTTATTTGCTGAGCCCGCCACTGCTTGGCACTCCCATCATACAAAACCAACCAAGATACGATGAATAGCGCctaaaagaacacaaaatcggGGCCAATCATGGGGTGAATTAATAGCCTCCACCACCATATGATTGTCTATAGTGACTACCACCCTCTCAATGTGCAAGTTCTGTAACGCTTCTAACGTCCACATAATACATTGTAAACCCGCTCTCACAGCCGAATCTGTTCGACAAAAACCATCTCTAGTATGGTACACCACCTATCCATGCGCATCTCTGACCAACCACGAATCTCCATACATAGAAGAACTATTAATCCAAGAAAGAGCAACATTACACTTTAAGTTTCCCGACAATGGTTTACACCATCTGTTCTCCAGCTTTTGATTCATCTTACACCAAGTTGAGTCCATGTTGTCAAGGGTCTCCTTAGAGCATCTTTTTGTGCTTTTCATAACCATCTCCCTCACATCTCCTTGTTTgctttgaaaaataattttttttttatgtatttccaCACTGCCCACAACACCCAAGTAATAGCCAACCTTGTCTCTTCAGGGAGCCAATGATCATGGAAAACTCTGTAAAGATGCTAACAATTCTTTCTATATCATTCTCAGAAAAACCGTCGTATGGTGGAGGGATGTTAGCCAACGAAAAAGCTTGGCAAGCTACATAACAACCAAACAGTGTGTGCCCAATTGTCTCAACCTGACAACCACAAATCTGACACCGCAAATCCACACTTAGACCTCGTGAAGCCAAACAATCTAAGACTGCCAATGACAATATCTTCCACAGAAACGTTTTAATTTTTGGCACCGTTTTTAATCTCCATACCTTAGCTTTAACCTCATTTGTAgctcatttgttttcttaaacacCATTGGCGTCATCACATGTACCGTGGGAAGAGAGCTCACAAGCCAGTAAGCACTCTTAACCGAATATGTTCTTGATTGGCAATATGGCCAAATGAtcatgttaaaaagaaaaagaaaaaacaggaTGGGTTGCTTCAGTATATAGTAGTTCTGTTTAGtttaataatatgttattgTAGGATAATAAGGTAATCTCCGTGAGGAGTATCATCACATATATGACAACTATATATAGTGTGTACAACTAGGGTTATGTATCGAGAATATTCTATACAATGCAAAATTAAGAATGTTGCCATATATCTATTCTACCACTCCCCCACAGTCGGAGCTTTCGGAGCGTTGGGTGGACGAATGCTCAGACTGGACCGAAAGTCAAGAAACAAGGGAGAAGGAAGACCCTTAGTAAAAATATCAGCATACTGATACGCAGAAGGAACATGAAGAACGCGAACTTGAACAAGAGCAACTTTTTCCCGAACAAAGTGAATGTCAATCTCTACATGCTTAGTGCGTTGATGTTTGACGGGATTAGAGGAGAGATACACAGCGCTGATATTATCGCAGTAGACCATGGTAGCCAGGTTTAACGGAACACGAAGCTCAAGAAACAGATTCCGTAGCCAAGTAGCTTCGGAGACCGCATTAACCACACCTTTGTATTCTGCTTCAGCACTAGAACGAGACACGGTGGGTTGCCGTTTAGATTATCCCCAAGAAATATGCAGAACCCTGACGTAGAACGCCGTGTAGATGGGCAGCCCACCTAGTCGGCATCGGAATGAGCAGTGAGTGAGTCGGCAGAGTTCGGTGAAACATAAGCAGCATTCGAATAAGCAGTAAGAGTAGTTGCGGAATTCGTATAGAAATGGAGCCCGTGATCAAGATTTCCCTGAAGATACCGAAGAATGCGCTTCAACGCATGGAAATGCGACTCCCAGAGATCATGCATGAAGAGACAAATTTGTTGAACAGCAAACGAGATATCAGGTCTTGTGAATGTGAAGTATTGTAATGCTCCAGCGAGACTACGATATAACGTTGGATCAGCAACAGGAGGCTCATCGTCTTCAGCTAACTTACCGTGCGTATAGACCAGAGTAAGACAAGGTTTGCAATTGCTCATGCTGGCGTAAGAAATGATATCTGTGGCATAGTTGCGTTGATGAAGGTTGAGGCCAGTGCTACTACGGGTGAAGGTAATGCCAAGAAAGTGATGTAGTTGGCCAAGGTCAGTCATTTCAAACTCCTTGCTTAGAGAGTGAATAGGCATATCACGGAGAGACGTGGAGGAAGCGGTGAGAGCAATATCATCCACGTACAAGAGTAAATAAGCGAGATCCCATCAGAGATGCTCTGTTGGGATCCAATGCTCTTTGCATAGTTGGCAAACCTGGTGTTCCAAGCTCTAGGCGCCTGCTTGAGACCGTATAGTGACCTGCGCAATAAATAAACATGATCGGGTTTCTTGGGATCCACATAGCCGGCTGGTTGGTGCATGTAGACGACCTCTTCTAGGTCGCCATTGAGAAATGCGTTCTTGTCGTCGAGTTGACGAAGTGACCAATCTCTAGTAGCAGCAAGATAAAGAACGGATCGAATAGTTGCAGGCTTCACAACCGGGCTAAAGGTTTCATCACAGTCGATACTAGGCTCTTGAGATTCGCCATTAGCCACAAGTCGAGCTTTATAACGCGCTAAACTCCCATCTGCATGATGCTTATGTTTGAACAACCATAAAGAACGGATCACGTTAACGTTAGGGTGGCGCGGAACAAGGTTCCAAGTGCCACTCTTAATTTGAGCATTGTATTCCTCATCCATAGCATTATTCCAAAATGGATCTTTTGCAGCTTGAACATGAAATAAGGGAATGGGAGAGACAGCATTAGCATTAAGACAAAGCCGAGTTTGAGGCTTACATATGCCATTTTTGCTGCGAGTGGTCATGGGATGAGTAGCTTGCGGAGGAGGCAAGACAGGAAGAACAGGCGGGGGACCAAGAGTTGTGTTTGAGGAAATAGGAGGAATAGGCGGTATGATGGGAGATAGAGGAGACAAAACTGTGTTTGTGGGAGGAGTTGAAATGTTTGGCTTTGTGGAAAACGGGAAGATCGTTTCATCAAAGATAACATGGCGAGATAAAATGATCTTATGTGTGGAGAGATCAAGACATCTGTAGCCACGATGATTAGAGGGATAACCAAGAAATATGCAAGTTGTGGACCTAGGAGCAAGTTTGTGAGGAGAAGTAGGTAAAAGATTAGgataacataaacaaccaaagacTCTAAGATGAGAATAAGATACCGGTTTTTGAAACAGTTTAGTGTAGGGAATCTCATGACCAATTGTTGAGGATGGAGCGATGTTCAGCAGATATACCGCCGTGTGAAGAGCCTTGACCCAGTAGGAGTAGGGTAAGCTTGCTTGAGCTAACAGTGTGCGAACAATGTTCTTGATTGTCCGTAGCATCCGTTCAGCTTTCCCGTTTTGTTGAGATGTATGGGGACTGGAGAACCGGATCGTTGTACCTTCCGACGCCAAGTGAGTAAGGAtcatgttgttgttgaattcTCCCCCATTGTCACATTGAAGAGACTTGATGTTGCATCGGAATTGAGTCTTCACATAATTTGAAAAATGAAGATATCTGCTGAACGTACCGCTCTTGTGTTTGAGTGGATAAATCCAGACAAACTGAGAAAAATGGTCAAGAAACAAGAGATAATATTTGATTCCACTTAAACTGAGAATATGAGAGGTCCAAATATCAGAATGAATAATATCAAATGGTTGTGAACCAATTGTTTGAGAAGACATAAAAGGAAGTCTTGTGTGTTTGCCAAGTTGACATGCATGACACACATTATTTTGCTGATGAAATAAaacagaagacgaagaagaagctaaaacaCGATGATTCGCGCTACTAAGGTGACCAAGACATTGATGCCACACATCACTAGTGGGTGTAGTCACCGTGAGAGCATGTGGGGAAGCAAGCAACGTGGGAAGAGACACCGAGTAGAGAGGACCTGCATTGTTACATCAGAGAAGCTGGATCCGAGTTTGAAGGTCCTtaatagaaaaaccaaaaggaTCAAATTCAAGAGAGCAATTGTTGTCAATAGAAAAACGACGAACAGAGATTAAATTCTTAACCATGGACGGACAAACAAGAATATTTTTGAGCTGAAAAGGACGAGAGGAAGAATTAAGAGTACCATGACATACAGTAGTTACAGGCGCAAGAGATCCATTACCGACTATAATCATTCGAAGTATGATCAAATTATGAGTAGAACTTAGATTACCTTGATTGTTGGTGACGTGAGTGATCGCACCGGTATCCATGACCCAGCCGCCATTGTGTGGGTCTTGCAACATCATAGTGTTGAAAGCATGTGCGAGAGCAGAAGGCAGATATGCAGATTGATCAGGAGCTTGAGCTGGTGGGAGGGAGGGTCCTTGAACAAGATGAGCAGCTGCTTGTGGAGGTTGAGGATGTGAACCAAGGATGCCAGATGCAGCGTGTGAGGGATGTGCCGGGAAGTGTTGTGGAGGTCGAACAGAGTGCTGGAAAGGAGTAGCGACGTAGTATGGAGGTGGTGTCGGCCCGTAAGTGTATGGATATGAAGCTTGGGGAGCGCCATAATTCCAATTGTTTGAGGACGGGGGCCAGTAGTTGTTGTGAGGACAACCATGTCCACCACGGTTGTTGCGTCCGCCACAACCGTGGCCACGACCGCCACCACAATAGAGAGATCCCGATTATTGTTGATGACGAGGGTGATGATCCGATGACGTGAAGAGTACGTCAGGGGAGGACGAATGATGAGATGTGGTAGGGGTGACACGGTGTTGCTTGGAAAGACGTTCCTCTTCCCTAATGAGCATCGAACGAGCAACCAAGAATGTGGGAAAATGCTCACGATGTTTTATCACGTTGATGATGCTGTCGAACTTATCCGTCAAGCCGTTGAGAAGATGGAGCACAAGTCCACGATCGGTCACCGGGGAGTCGATATTCGGAAAGAGATCAGAGAGGTTCTTCAATTTCTTGCAATATTCATGAACACTTCGGTCTCCAATCGTGATCGTGCGCAGCTCATTTTTGAACTGGAGAGCTCGAGCTTCTTTGTTGTCACAAAAGAGAGCCTCGATGGTAAGCCACAAATCACGAGCAGAGCATTTTGCTTTGAGAACCGTGTCAAGAATCAATTTCGAGATGGTACCGTAGATCCACATCTTCACCAGCCCATTACGTTCTTTCCATGTAGTCTCGGTGGTAGATGATGGTCGAGAGGAACCATTGAGATGGTCGAGGACACCATAACACAAGTAGTGAGTCTCGAAGTGCTCACGCCACTTGTCATAATTCAGTTTCTCCATGTCAAGCACAATAGGGACGCATGCCCAGAATTGGGAGATGCCAAAAGGCTTATCATTAGAAGAAGCAGTTGGAGCAGTCATGGAGAGAGggcaaaaacagagcaagaagcgaagaagaaaaggagaagaaacgcaaaaaagaagaagatcgaagagaagaaaagagcgGAGTTGGATCAGTTGTGCAGCTAGGGTTTAAGATGAACCtagtgctctgataccatgtaggaTAATAGGGTAATCTTTGTAGGAGTATCATCACATATATGACAACTATATATAATGTGTACACAACTAGGGTTATGTATCGAGAATATTCTATACAATGCAATATTAAGAATGTTGTCATATATCTATTCTATCAGTTATATCTTCCAATCAAACTGGTGTTACCCTTGTGGGTTAATGgcttaatcatattttaataaaatatttatctatacataattattttcatcactattttaatatataagttaaacatatttataaatcaatatgtgtatataatatataaagtttaattcatatattgatttatatttaatttaatgtgcATTAATAAACTTTGAGGCATTTATATAGACgcattaatatagaaaatattaaattttgttaaggGAAACGATGGTTTTTAGTATAAAATCCACTTAGGGATGTCAAAATGGATCAAAATTAATGAGCCAACTCAATTCAACTCAACTCATGAATCCTAATGAGTTGAAAATTTTGACCATAATGAGTTGACGGGTTAAATAAattgatgattaaataaattgattaatGAGTATGACaccgttgatgatgatgatagttaGCCCTGAGATTAATATACAATATTCGCGGATATCCGTATTCGTATCCGAATCCGCTCCGAAAAAAATGGATATCCAGGCGAATGGATACGGATACAGATAGTGAAATAGCAAATAAAACGGATACGGATACGAATACGAATATTGCTAAATTTTAAAACGAATAGCGGATATCCGCTTTTTCCCGaatatactttattatatacGGATACGgataatgctaaattttaaaacggatatttgttttttcacgGATATTCGGTATTTAGATATggatatacaatattttttccaaaatacacaatattttatacaaaatacgctgtattttagtttaaactacataattttttttattttttttttacagatatcCGCGGATATTCGCGGATAGTCAAAATTTTAACGGATATCCGAAATCTTTGGATACAAATACGGATAATAAATTACGGATAAAACGGATACGAATATCCCTAAAAAGCGGATATCTGCTCCGTTAACAGGGCTAATGATAGTGAAATGAGTTTGGTTATAATGGGTTTATGAGTTAACCACTAACCCATCAATTTCTTCATTATCAacctaatatcatcaacatcattatACAAtgtcatcatactatcatcatcatcatcctaccataatcatactatcatcatcatcaacattgccatactatcatcatcatcatcataccttcataattatattaacatcaccatcatcatatcaacatatatatcatagtcAACAACATGatgtcgtcatcatcatcttataaTTTTTCCGCAAAAAATGGAAAACTAGATGTTTCCTCCGTAATTTTCCACTAAAAGTTATGTgatggtgataatgatgatgatgaaataatgataaagttttttttttttgggtcaaaatgataaggattaattataattattttatattaaatattaattaatttataatgtagTGGGTCAACCTAATTATTCATCTAACTCATCTAACTAAATGGATACATGGGTTAATCAATTATTCATCTAACTCATCTAACTAAATGGATATATGGGTTGATCAAACCCAATTGTTAAATGAGTTTAGTCAACTCATAAACTCACTGGATAACAAGTTGAGATGGGTTGGATTAACCATTTTGACACTCTCAAATCCACTTACCATAAAAATTCTCTAAAtactttattattaataaacctTATAATaagtttgagaatttgttagaaatatcttttttaatatactcttttttaaaactacccttttttggccatttttatttttgccctccttAATTTTTAATCACATTTTACCCttacatgaaaaatatttaatcaataaaatgaaaaacaaaattttcctgccaaaaaaatttgcgacatattttcccgcaaAAAATATTTTCGGAAAAAgttttccgccaaaaaattttgtcaaaaaaatttttaaaaaaatttgacataaaAAATTTTTGCcgcaaaaaaaagtttacaaggattttataagattttaaacgATTTGAAAACCtcataaaagccttataaaaccatgtaaaaactttgtaaatgccttataaaaaccttgtaaaaaaactttgtaaaaacGTTGTAAATGGCtcataaaagccttataaaaaaccttgaaaaaccttttaaaaactttttaaaaagtttttcaaagcgtttacaaggtttttataaatttttttaaggtataaatttcaaaaaatttggcGGAAAAATCCAATTTCATTTTTTGGcggaaattttttttcatttttattgggaaattttttctattttggtgGCTGTACATTCTTATTGTCTCtcaaaaaaagataatttgatcattttataCATAAAGAGAGGTACTTTTGAAAATAGTTAACATGGAAGAGTATTTATaaggaaaaatgtcaaaaaaatcatgaactttcaaatttgggaaaaaaaaacatgaactttcgAAATGTCATTTAAATTCTAAACTTTCGGttgactttttaataaaataactaagtttGGTTGACGCGGC comes from Camelina sativa cultivar DH55 chromosome 19, Cs, whole genome shotgun sequence and encodes:
- the LOC109130860 gene encoding uncharacterized protein LOC109130860; this translates as MTDLGQLHHFLGITFTRSSTGLNLHQRNYATDIISYASMSNCKPCLTLVYTHGKLAEDDEPPVADPTLYRSLAGALQYFTFTRPDISFAVQQICLFMHDLWESHFHALKRILRYLQGNLDHGLHFYTNSATTLTAYSNAAYVSPNSADSLTAHSDAD
- the LOC104767956 gene encoding uncharacterized protein LOC104767956, with product MTAPTASSNDKPFGISQFWACVPIVLDMEKLNYDKWREHFETHYLCYGVLDHLNGSSRPSSTTETTWKERNGLVKMWIYGTISKLILDTVLKAKCSARDLWLTIEALFCDNKEARALQFKNELRTITIGDRSVHEYCKKLKNLSDLFPNIDSPVTDRGLVLHLLNGLTDKFDSIINVIKHREHFPTFLVARSMLIREEERLSKQHRVTPTTSHHSSSPDVLFTSSDHHPRHQQ
- the LOC104766651 gene encoding proline iminopeptidase isoform X3, with the translated sequence MEPKAEALVVNKSRTLYSPIDPYSTGNLKVSDVHTLYFEQSGKPDGHPVVFLHGGPGGGTSPNNRRFFDPEFYRIILFDQRGAGKSTPHACLEENTTWDLVNDIEKLREHLKIPEWQVFGGSWGSTLALAYSQSHPDKVTGLVLRGIFLLRKKEIDWFYEGGAAAIYPDAWEEFRDLIPENERGSLVDAYHKRLDSDDMETRYAAARAWTKWEMATAYLLPNNDNIQKAEDDKFSLAFARIENHYFVNKGFFPSDSYLLDNVDKIRHIKTTIVQGRYDVCCPMMSAWDLHKAWPEAELKIVDDAGHSANEPGIAAELVAANEKMKALMG
- the LOC104766651 gene encoding proline iminopeptidase isoform X2; translation: MRFGLIIPHRHSYVLPSTFSPSCFCVNFFPQNHNNNLNLPFPGKGKISCCSKSEVLKSDLMEPKAEALVVNKSRTLYSPIDPYSTGNLKVSDVHTLYFEQSGKPDGHPVVFLHGGPGGGTSPNNRRFFDPEFYRIILFDQRGAGKSTPHACLEENTTWDLVNDIEKLREHLKIPEWQVFGGSWGSTLALAYSQSHPDKVTGLVLRGIFLLRKKEIDWFYEGGAAAIYPDAWEEFRDLIPENERGSLVDAYHKRLDSDDMETRYAAARAWTKWEMATAYLLPNNDNIQKAEDDKFSLAFARIENHYFVNKGFFPSDSYLLDNVDKIRHIKTTIVQGRYDVCCPMMSAWDLHKAWPEAELKIVDDAGHSANEPGIAAELVAANEKMKALMG
- the LOC104766651 gene encoding proline iminopeptidase isoform X1, with translation MRFGLIIPHRHSYVLPSTFSPSCFCVNFFPQNHNNNLNLPFPVGKGKISCCSKSEVLKSDLMEPKAEALVVNKSRTLYSPIDPYSTGNLKVSDVHTLYFEQSGKPDGHPVVFLHGGPGGGTSPNNRRFFDPEFYRIILFDQRGAGKSTPHACLEENTTWDLVNDIEKLREHLKIPEWQVFGGSWGSTLALAYSQSHPDKVTGLVLRGIFLLRKKEIDWFYEGGAAAIYPDAWEEFRDLIPENERGSLVDAYHKRLDSDDMETRYAAARAWTKWEMATAYLLPNNDNIQKAEDDKFSLAFARIENHYFVNKGFFPSDSYLLDNVDKIRHIKTTIVQGRYDVCCPMMSAWDLHKAWPEAELKIVDDAGHSANEPGIAAELVAANEKMKALMG